In Mangrovibacterium diazotrophicum, the genomic stretch GGAGTCATCGCTTAGGTTATCAACCTCAACCTGTAAGCCTTCGTCCAGCTTGGTGGTATCGAATGAAAGATTCGTACCGGTGTAGCTGGCGGTAAACGACATACCGATTGAAATAATCCGCTCGTAAGCGTCCATTTCCGCTTTCTCCAAATCCATTTGCGGAATCAGCTCAATAGGCAGCAACTCACCCAAAGTCTTCAAAATAAATTGATTCTTGATTGCACGTTTAGCAACCATATTCATGATTACCGGGAGTTCTTTCACCTTCACCGTCTGCATCAGGTAAGTCACAACGGTGTCAATCGGAATCAGGTTCTGAGTCGATTCCGGATCAACTTTTACCCTCAGTTTCAGATTTGCATGGCGATTAGCCAAACTTTGAATCCGTCGAGAAAAATCGAAGATACCATAGTCAGTAGCGGTTACACCGGTTTTGCTGTTACCAACAACCTGTGATAAACGCAGGATATGACCTTTCAATCCTTCATTTTCCATGTGCTTACGGATCAGGTTTTCGGCAAAGCGTTTCGATTGTTCATAGTAATTACGAAACTCAGAGATGTCTGCATTTTCGTAAAACTTCTCTTCGAACATGCCGTCAAATTTACCGCACGAATAAGCAGTACTTACAAAGAAGAAACGACACTCTTTGCCTGCAAATTTCGAGAATACCCGAACTGAGTTTTGAACACCGTCCATGTTGGTTTGGAAGATTTCATCTTTTGCTTTGAAATCATATTTGAGACTGGCTGCAAAATGGTAGTAATCCACTTCCCCATCGAAAAGTTCCTTCAACGTTTGTTCTTCAATACCGAAGTTTTCATCCAGCAGCGAGTAATCCAGGATTTTCAGATTCTCCGGCTTCTTAAACGCACCTTGCGTTATTTCAATCATCGCTTTCTGCATTCGCTTCTCAGCCGGGTTCTTATCGTTTCCCCGAACCAAAGCGATAACCTCGTAGTTTTGCTGCAACAACTCTTCTATAAAGTTTGATGCAACATAGCCGTTGGCTCCATTGATTATAATTCTCTTCATGAAAGTAATTTTTAGCTTTTTTCTTTTAACTTGTTTGTTTTCAGGCTGTAATTATATCTTAATCATTTAAACTCAAATTTCATTCAAAATGTTTACATAAACAGGACTAAAACCAGCACCACACTAAGCGGTATCGATAAATTGTCCGATCCTCTCCAACTCATTAATTCTCCGAGTGTACTGGCAACTGCAATCAGTGCTGCGAGCCAAAACGTGTGGAAATCGAAGACTTCTTTATGAAAATAAAGTGCAATAATGCTAATGATGAAACTCGTCACCAGGAAGGCTCCTGAACCGAGCCATGTCTTATTCAGCTTATGTCCGAAAATTTTAATGCGTCCGTTGTAATTCTTGATATTGATCCCGAGGATGGCAGCCATGGGGTCGCAAACCGCAAGAATTAACATAGGCAGAATATACAGCAACTTATTATCCAGCAAACTGGAGATCAAAAAGGTAACATAAATCGACAAAGGAAGCAAGTAACTACCGATGGATTTACGCTCGATATCGTGAATTGACTTCAATTGCTTACTGTACTGGGTAATGAACAAAGCTGCAAAAAACAGCAAGGCCAATATCAAAATGTACCAGTGCGATGGAAATATGTAAGGCAAAGGAATGACTGCTAGGGTTGCGACAAGGTGAGCAAACTTACGCGTGAATTCCCCCTTGAGGTTCAACCTGCGATAATTCAACTCGTTAAATGCCAATAGCAATACAATTCCTATTAAATATAAAACCGATAGAACAACGACATTTCCCATTTCGTTTCAGATCCCTTTAAAAGTTTAACACATAAACACAGAAAGCAACCCAGGCTCCACCCGCAATGAGGCTATCGAAGCGGTCGAGAAAACCACCGTGACCGGGAATTAACTTACTGTAGTCTTTTACTTGATATTTTCGTTTGTAGTACGATGCGGCAATATCGCCCAGGAAGGCGAAAACAACGATCCCGGCAGCTAAAAGCACCGACTCGAGCCAGCTTCCATCGTACAATCTTTTTAATACAAAAGCGCTGGCAACGGCAAACAAAGCGCCGCCAACAACTCCACCCAACGTCTTATTCGGACTTATTTCGGGCAGAATTCTCGTTTTCCCAAACAGCTGTCCACTAATCTGGCTGAATGCGTCGAAAATCGAAAGTACCAGGAACGAGAACAGAATCAATTCTTTCGACAAACCACTGAACAGGAAAAAGCCGATTGTGAGCACGAAATACAAAAGCAGTGAAAAGCCGAAGAATACTTTGTTCTCCAGATTCCGTCGATTAAACAGGCGAAATAACTCGACAACTCCGACCAGTCCAATAACAAGCGCCAGGTACCGGAAAACAACCGGATTGAGTACAATACTGAAAAACAGAATATTGATAATGAAAAAGTAGGCAATAAACTTCGTATAACTTTCCCGTGCAACGGCAGGATCCTTTTTGCGGTTAATCAGGTAAAAACCGATTCCTCCCAGCACAAAGTAGACCAATATGATAATGTAAATCGTTTGAATCATCTCTTTTTTTAAACTTATCCAACAATCATTAAAACTCCCAGCGCCACCATGACGGCAGCGTACCAATACCTGGCTTTATTTTCCGATTTATTGACTTTTGACTTGGTAAGCAATTTCGGCCCGGCCAATGCTCCGACAACAGAACCAACTGTTAAAAATCCAACCAAAGTCAAGTCGATTTGCCCAACCAGGAAATGGGCTCCAATGGCAAAAATTGTGTTCACCAATACAATTAGCAATGACGTTCCAATAACCAGTTTAATTGGAATCCGAAGGGAAAACAATCCGGCCAAAACCGGCGCCGTTCCGCTTGTACCAAATGTTCCAGTAATCACTCCTGCAAAAAATCCAAAGAAAGAAGTCTTTCCAATTTTCTCTTTTTGGGTCAGCTCAACGCACTCACCATTGTTTTCGGCTTTCTTCTTTTTATAAGTATCGCGTACAATATTCGCAGCCATCAAAATGGAATAGATTCCAAAGCTGGTTTTCAACATCTCCGAACTTATACGACTGGTAATACCAGCCCCAACAAAAGCGCCGATGACACCGACTGCAGCAAACATCAGTGCCACTTTCACATCCACATTCTGATGCCGAAAATGGCCGGCCGATCCCACCAAACCAATCGGCAAAGTAGCCACCAGCGAGGTAATTACTGCTGTTTGAGTAGGCACATGCAAAAGCAACGTGAGGATCGGCAAAAAGAAGAAGCCGCCTCCCCCGCCCAGCATCGTGCCAAACAAGCCAATAATAAATCCCAGCAACGGCAGGATAAAGTAAATCGTTTCTATAGGTGAATGCGATATCATCTTAACTTGGCAAATCCGGTATTGTTCTTTTTTGAAAATCAGCTTGCGGAAACAAGCTTGAAGTCCTCGATATT encodes the following:
- a CDS encoding SDR family oxidoreductase — encoded protein: MKRIIINGANGYVASNFIEELLQQNYEVIALVRGNDKNPAEKRMQKAMIEITQGAFKKPENLKILDYSLLDENFGIEEQTLKELFDGEVDYYHFAASLKYDFKAKDEIFQTNMDGVQNSVRVFSKFAGKECRFFFVSTAYSCGKFDGMFEEKFYENADISEFRNYYEQSKRFAENLIRKHMENEGLKGHILRLSQVVGNSKTGVTATDYGIFDFSRRIQSLANRHANLKLRVKVDPESTQNLIPIDTVVTYLMQTVKVKELPVIMNMVAKRAIKNQFILKTLGELLPIELIPQMDLEKAEMDAYERIISIGMSFTASYTGTNLSFDTTKLDEGLQVEVDNLSDDSVRLMLENFLGNATDKKAQVAC
- a CDS encoding phosphatidate cytidylyltransferase translates to MGNVVVLSVLYLIGIVLLLAFNELNYRRLNLKGEFTRKFAHLVATLAVIPLPYIFPSHWYILILALLFFAALFITQYSKQLKSIHDIERKSIGSYLLPLSIYVTFLISSLLDNKLLYILPMLILAVCDPMAAILGINIKNYNGRIKIFGHKLNKTWLGSGAFLVTSFIISIIALYFHKEVFDFHTFWLAALIAVASTLGELMSWRGSDNLSIPLSVVLVLVLFM
- a CDS encoding phosphatidate cytidylyltransferase, with product MIQTIYIIILVYFVLGGIGFYLINRKKDPAVARESYTKFIAYFFIINILFFSIVLNPVVFRYLALVIGLVGVVELFRLFNRRNLENKVFFGFSLLLYFVLTIGFFLFSGLSKELILFSFLVLSIFDAFSQISGQLFGKTRILPEISPNKTLGGVVGGALFAVASAFVLKRLYDGSWLESVLLAAGIVVFAFLGDIAASYYKRKYQVKDYSKLIPGHGGFLDRFDSLIAGGAWVAFCVYVLNF
- a CDS encoding sulfite exporter TauE/SafE family protein; the protein is MISHSPIETIYFILPLLGFIIGLFGTMLGGGGGFFFLPILTLLLHVPTQTAVITSLVATLPIGLVGSAGHFRHQNVDVKVALMFAAVGVIGAFVGAGITSRISSEMLKTSFGIYSILMAANIVRDTYKKKKAENNGECVELTQKEKIGKTSFFGFFAGVITGTFGTSGTAPVLAGLFSLRIPIKLVIGTSLLIVLVNTIFAIGAHFLVGQIDLTLVGFLTVGSVVGALAGPKLLTKSKVNKSENKARYWYAAVMVALGVLMIVG